The Bombus pascuorum chromosome 9, iyBomPasc1.1, whole genome shotgun sequence genome has a window encoding:
- the LOC132910532 gene encoding baculoviral IAP repeat-containing protein 3-like: MMPVMRSRYLAEENSESSEHEESVPAPGTLSDDLNSSLDSTLTIDSNSSVHSTLSIEPTSEDDLAACTVEVIDLTSPMPSTSGMPPTFPIQMPLDYPIASFPSTLRGIQENYDDFRFEAARRSSFQNCPVSFIDPASFAAAGLYYTGEADIVRCFECQLEIRHWSEGHTPMTIHEMHSPDCKFVRREHCNNVPIGQDPDKYLRRKRRNRNISCPYGLQYKDSFDFNDHRFLRYARNPSAYELSRLGLTSVKEPKNLDYSTYKSRLNSFANWPTYMKQTGEALADAGFYYTGVRDITTCYHCGVGIGNWKTEEEPWVQHAMLSPCCSYLLTVRGTQYVNDATGQELYDTCEGPSVQTTAESHEKATSDNEVIEMTLPKKQAALEEEKKKLIDARRCTVCKEREAIMTFIPCGHLVTCQYCSQAFGQCLICGREIEAQIRVFF, encoded by the exons atgatgCCTGTAATGAGATCGCGATATTTGGCGGAAGAAAATTCAGAATCTTCGGAACACGAAGAATCAGTGCCTGCTCCTGGCACATTGTCCGATGATTTAAACTCATCGCTTGATTCAACCTTGACGATTGATTCAAATTCATCGGTTCATTCAACTTTGTCGATTGAGCCAACATCGGAGGACGATTTAGCCGCATGCACAG TCGAGGTGATTGATTTAACATCACCGATGCCATCGACGTCGGGAATGCCGCCAACATTCCCGATACAAATGCCGCTGGATTATCCAATTGCATCGTTCCCATCCACGTTGCGCGGCATTCAAGAAAATTATGACGATTTTCGTTTTGAAGCAGCAAGACGATCAAGTTTTCAAAACTGTCCCGTATCTTTCATTGACCCTGCCAGTTTTGCAGCTGCAGGGCTGTATTATACGGGAGAAGCGGACATAGTCCGTTGTTTTGAATGTCAGTTGGAAATAAGACACTGGTCAGAGGGACATACTCCCATGACAATTCATGAGATGCATTCTCCAGACTGCAAATTTGTTCGTAGAGAACACTGTAATAACGTACCAATCGGCCAAGATCCTGATAAATATCTAcggagaaaacgaagaaatagaaacatatCTTGCCCTTATGGTTTACAATATAAAGACTCATTTGATTTCAATGACCATCGATTTTTAAGATATGCACGAAACCCGTCGGCATACGAATTGAGCCGTTTGGGACTAACAAGTGTTAAGGAACCAAAAAATTTGGATTATAGTACTTACAAATCCAGATTAAATTCATTTGCAAATTGGCCTACATATATGAAACAGACAGGTGAAGCATTAGCCGACGCCGGCTTTTACTATACCGGAGTAAGAGATATTACCACCTGTTACCACTGTGGAGTTGGTATAGGAAATTGGAAAACAGAAGAAGAACCTTGGGTTCAACATGCAATGCTATCTCCCTGTTGCAGTTATCTATTAACAGTACGAGGGACGCAATACGTCAATGATGCAACAGGCCAAGAGTTATACGATACTTGCGAAGGG ccATCAGTACAAACTACAGCTGAGAGCCATGAGAAAGCCACTAGTGACAATGAAGTTATCGAGATGACTCTCCCTAAGAAACAAg CTGCTCtggaggaagagaagaagaaattgataGATGCTCGAAGGTGTACAGTTTGCAAGGAACGAGAAGCAATAATGACATTTATACCTTGCGGACACCTTGTCACATGTCAGTATTGCTCCCAAGCTTTTGGACAATGCCTAATTTGCGGCAGAGAAATTGAAGCACAaattcgtgtatttttttaa
- the LOC132910781 gene encoding ankyrin repeat and SAM domain-containing protein 6-like, with protein MNDENVFGENTPTPPRYRPPPRGIILNSEEAKMFVLLKHYGLGQYVPIFLQQEVDIDLFMTLTNEDLIEIGIKNEADRKAILEMINRS; from the exons ATGaatgatgaaaatgtatttggaGAAAATACACCAACGCCACCACGTTACAGGCCACCTCCAAgaggaataattttaaattcagaagaagcaaaaatgtttgttttactaAAACATTACGGATTAGGTCAATACGTGCCTATATTTCTCCAACAAGAA gtTGACATTGATTTGTTTATGACTTTAACTAATgaagatttaattgaaattggtataaaaaatgaagctgaCAGGAAAGCTATATTAGAAATGATAAATAGATCATAA